In Setaria viridis chromosome 5, Setaria_viridis_v4.0, whole genome shotgun sequence, the genomic stretch CCCTCAActccactccgccgccgcggcgtcctcaGCGTCGCACGCGCGGCGGCTCGGCGACGTAAGTCCGCGACGCCCCAGCTCACGTCCTCGGCACTCACTGCGGTTTTGATTTTTGAACTGGGGGCTCTGGAACCGTGCAGCGATGGCAGCGCCTGGGGGTAGCGAGGAGGTGGCTCGCCAGCGACGcatccgcggcggcggaggcggcggagctggtGGAGGTGCCACTGGCGCAGACTGGGGAAGGCATCGCCGAGTGCGAGCTACTGCGCTGGTTCGTGAACGAGGTGAGCGCGAGGCAGCGTGCATTTTTGGCTGTTGCTCCTTGCTGAATTGCGCCATGGGGAATTGGGTCATACGACTGGATTGTGGAGCTATGCTACCTGTACAAATGGAGGAACGATTTCGTTTGCTAATGGCGACTGATTTTGTTCCCGTGTTCACGTTAATGGGCCATACCCTACAGCATAGTTGAACAATTTAGTTCAACTTACCAGGGAAGGAAATCGTTACAGAATGGGAAGAATTTTGATTTCTTGACATACCCTTTTTGAGTAATTTCATTGGAACCAGGCAACAAGACACGCTACTAACTAGTCTAGGGATGATCACAGGTTCAGTAGCAGCACTGCTTGCATTCTTCCTCACGATATCAATTGGTGCGATAAATAGGATTACTCTTTTAAACTTCCCTCCTGCGATTTAGTGTTATAATAATGTTGTATGATGGTTTCCAGTTGGTCTGTTACTCGAGTACTTGCTGAGTGAGTAGCTGACTTAAACACTGTAGGGAACTCGATTAGTTTTCTACTGGGATTCACGAGCATGTGTCACATTCAACGAGAGGCTTTTAGTAGCTATATAAATGGCCTGTGCTGTCATGCACAGTGTGGATGGCTTCCCAACTGATTTTCTACTGGTGCACATGTTTTGTTATGACTTACAAATTATTCATGTTTTAAATGTAAGCTTCCCTTTCTAAGAGGGGTCTTTGTCACTGCATTAGAAGGCTCATTAAACATTGCTTCAGCATGAATAATGAAAAGAACTACAGTATTAGAAAGAAATATGTATGTCACAAAAAAGTAACTCCAGAACACTATTCTGGGAATGAGGTCCCAAATTCAACTTAGCCTGGCATAGATTGTGTCATAAGCTTTCTTTGTTTACTAATCTTGAATTTTACGATTCCTGCCTTGCAATCTCTGTCTAACTGGAGTGAACTTTGCTGAGTTGTTCATTTTGCAGGGTGACCAAGTAGATGAATTCCAGCCACTCTGTGAAGTACAGAGTGACAAAGCAACTATTGAGATAACAAGTCGTTTCAAGGGAAAAGTACATCAGATTCACTTTGGCCCTGGTGACATAGTGAAGGTAGTTATCAGATTGATTTGTCAGTTTTACTTCTCTAACTTATGTGAAAAAACTTGCTGATATGTTCTACAAACTTAAATGTGTTCTATAGAGATTCTTTCATTCTCAACAGATTGTAAACTCCCTAGGTTGGTTGAACTTATTTTGCTGCAACTTACTAAGTCAATGTGCTCCCTCCAGTTAACATTATTTCAAGGTGCTACTTTGACCACTATTTTCTATTAGAATATAGTTTTAATGTCTCATAAGTGTATGCGATTATGGAAGTGCTTTTCAAGACAAACCTGCATATGATTTTTATGTTTCCTAGTAATTTTTTATAAAACTAGTGATGGTtaaatttttcaaaagtttgacTGGATGAGCATGAAGAATTTGTGATTGCAGGGAGTATTTCCTCTAACTTAATCTTTTTCCAATAACTTACATAAGTCAATGTATACTTCTTAGGTTGGTGAAACTTTATTGAAAATGATTGTGGGTGACAGCCAAATTGTATCTCCAGATAATATATTTCCATCCGCTGATAAGTCACTTGAAGAAGAGCCTGCAGTTCCTTCAAGTGAAGGCAATATTCCTAGTGGAACTCTCTCTACACCAGCTGTTAGACATCTAGCAAAGCAGTATGGGCTCAACATAAATGAAATCGTTGGAACAGGTAAAGATGGTAGGGTTTTGAAAGAAGATGTGTTGAATTATGCTGTCAGCAAGGGTCTTTACAAAGAACAATCATCATCTTTGGAAGAGAACATTGGTCTAATTGACTTACTGGAGGAAGGGAAATCATTACCTGATGTACCCTTCTATGAAGATAAGAAGATTCTTCTCAGGTACCGCAGAAGTTTTCAAGATGACTACTTTGTTAGAACGCACACATGATCTTAACTTGAGCTTTCCTTTCTGCAGAGGATACCAGAGAGCAATGGTCAAATCAATGAGCCTGGCTGCCAAAGTTCCACATTTTCATTATCTGGAGGAAATAAATTGTGATTCTCTTGTAAAACTGAAGAAAGCATTTCAAAATGAGAATAAAGATAATACTATCAAGCACACTTTCCTTCCGTTCCTCATAAAGTCACTCTCTATGGCACTGAATAAATATCCTATGTTGAACAGCTctttcattgaggaaaccaatGAAGTTATTTTGAAAGGTATGTAATAAATTTCTTCATTCCGTTCTTTTCCTTTAATCTCGAAGAATGATGCAGAAAAATAGCTTCAGATTCAGAAGTCAGAACTTCAGAAATCCCCCATTGCAAAATTGTTACACACTTACATTTTCCCATTTAGTGAGTCAACTACTACTTTAAGAACTAACAATCTGTAAAAGATAAAATTATACTCTGTAAACACGTACTTCTGTTCCTCGAAAGTTGCTCTTCTCATCATCAAACTTACCACCAAGTTCTCCACTTTTTGTGGCAGGAATGTTGAATTAGTAGGATATCTCATAGCCTTGTGTTTGCTGATTGCAATAGCAATATATAGTTGTTTTCTGCAACAATTCGAACATGAATGATAGCTTAATTTCTATGCAATGTTAATATAACAAGAAATACCAAAGACTGGGTTATGTTTTTAATACTTGTGATGATACATCCTGTGATCAAAATTTCACTGTGAATAATAATGCACATTAACCGTACTAAGACACCATTTTGTATTGACTGTTTTGTGGTGAAGTTGATGACAACTAGTATTTTATTTTCTAGGATCCCACAACATTGGGATAGCAATGGCTACAGCACATGGTTTAGTCGTGCCAAACATCAAGAAAGTGCAGTCACTATCAATATTGGAGGTCAGCAGCAACTTCTTTTTCTCCTTGAATCCATGACAATTTGTGGCTTTGCTCTGTAAATTTCGTCCCTATAATTATGTCGCTAGTTTCAACAAGGTTGAAACATGAACTATAATAAATTTGGGTAGTTTTAGAAGCTGTTTATTCCTTATGCAGAAATGATAAATTCTTGTACCCAAGtttttcaaataaataaatCTATCTTGTAGCCAAAACTCTGAAGAATACTTCCGTTGAGATAAAATCATTCTGCTGGGTAGTTATTTGCAACCTGTTGAATAGGATACGCATGCTGTTGAGACTAGAGAATTTTAGAACTGTCCAGTAGACTTAGTTGTTTTGTGCTTTGTCTCTCTAAATTTTCACCTGTTTTGCGATTGCATCAGATCACAAAGGAATTGGCGCGATTGCATGAGATGGCATCACACAACAGGCTAAGCGCTGCAGAtattgaagatggcaccataaCACTTAGCAACATAGGCGCCATTGGTGGCAAGTTCGGCTCTCCACTTCTGAACCTGCCTGAAGTTGCCATCATTGCCCTCGGGCGCATTCAGAAGCTTCCTCGCTTTGATGATGACGAAAACGTTTACCCTTCATCCATAATCAATGTATGCTTGTTGCAATACGTGTTTCACCAAACCTCTAAGCCTGCATTATTGCATTGgtttcactgaccttgaccccCCCAATCCATGGCGTACGTGCAGGTTACTGTTGGAGCCGATCACCGAGTTGTTGATGGGGCCACGGTTGCAAGATTCTGTAATGAGTGGAAGGGCCTCGTGGAGGAGCCAGAGCTGCTCTTGCTGCATATGCGATGATCCAGTAAGATACCTGATGCGAGGGATTGCTCAAAATTTCTGAAGATAAGTTGAAATGGAGGCATTCCGGCATCGCAACTTCACACCGAAAGACTATTGCGAATTGCGAGTCACTTGCGTTTGTATACAAATTAATAATCAGCGCAGCTTCTCCCCTGCAAATAGGGATCGCATCCTGTACATGACCGTACACCTTTGCAATAAAGCGGGGgttattttttttgttcagaGTATAAGATCTTATGTACACACACGCACACTACCTCACGACCACCTCTAAGCAGATTGGAGGCCTAGCCTCACGTAGTCAATAAACACATCCATGTGTGATGTGTGCGTGTATTGGGCCAGTTGGTATGGTATCCCTCTAGCTCCAGGAATATGTATTGGGGCCTGTTGGTATCGCTCTAGCTCCAGGAATTTTGAGAGCTGCTCATTGTCGGGTTCGGAAATTCTAGGATCTGGATACTGGGCTCATTAAAATTATTGGTTAAGTTATTTTACTACTCCCTCAGTTCCTTGTTTTGGCTTCattttgttatgcatttagatatactcTATGTAaaattcatagattttattatgcatttagatataccctatgtctatatcataatttggaacggagggagtactattttGGATTAAAACACATATATTTAATCTAGTTTACTTAATGCTACAAATTTCAAATCGGATCTCGAAGCTCCAGATATGCCAAACAAGATCATTTTATTATTTTCAACAAATTCCAAATCCTGCACGGATCTCATAGCTGGACCTATGTCAAACAGATCTAAGTTATTCCTTAAGATAAATTAAGAAATTGCGAGAACTTTCAAACCTCGGTGGATAGGTTTTACAACAAAAGCTATGCTCAATTTGCAATGGATGTTGCTTATGAAATTCTAAGCTGCACGTGTGAAACAAACCAAATTCACCAAAGGAAATTTTGATCCTTGTACCTCTATGTCCTAGGATACTCTGGTTGTCATATACGAATCCTCTTGCAGCATGCCACATTTCTTTGCAATGTTGAAAGCATCTAAACCCCTAATTTGGGTTTCGGTAATTAATGATAACATTTGTGAACTAACAATTTCAATTGAAATATGAGTATAGGTTGGACTTGGAGTTGGATTGAGCTTCAATGGTTGCTATAGTGATAGCTTGGATGATCTAAAAACTAAAAGCTCAAAGCAAAGGTATATAATATGATTTTTCAATTTTATCAGTCAAATAGAGAATGTTATTTGATCAGATTAACAGGCTAAATAGttgtactatcaagaggggtcaACAGCCATTACGCTTCTTTgctaaaaaaaaattgcatttgcATGTACATGGATAAGTGGCGtttgaaaaagagaaaataatCACTTTGAAAATGTTTTTGAAATGGCTAACCGGTCAACAGACTGCCCGGCCTAGAGAGGCGGACAATTATTTGACTTCCAAAATTGAATTTGTTCATTCTCTAAAAAAAATCGAATTTGTTCTGTCGAGTTGGAACTTGTGAGGCGGATAGTCCGCCATtatgctttttttattttggataGAATCGTTGCTTCTCCAAGCTGCACGAAAGGGTTTACGACAGACAGTCGGCTAGTTGGGGCGAGCAGTCCGCCGGCTAATATCTTGGATCGGACAAAAACTTGGTTGTTTCTAGTGGTGCCAAAACTTATATGGCGGACTGTCGGGCACGCAGGGGTGGACAGTTCCGTCGGCTAACTTTGGGAGCTGGacaaaaacttgaaattttcatGTAGGATGTCTCTTTGAACAGCGGAAAGTCCGATCGTGTTGGACGGACAGTTCTCTGGTCACTTTTCATCTCGAGCACCATCTGTAGAGTTTCTgagtaaatattttttttagtgCAAACAGTCCGGTTCACTTGAGGTAGATATATAGTCCGCCAACGCTGAAACACAGCCGACTCTAACAACATTTATTGCGAAAATAGTCGTTGGATTTGAATGGCGGACAATCCGTGAAAACTTTGTTTAGATTTCTGTTTCATCTCCTAACTCAGATGGATTTAGTTTTGTACTCAGTTTGGGCGTGGAGCTTGTGATTTGGAATAGGATCTACTCAAGTGTCATGTGTAGCTGCAAATACAGATGGGTTCTGGATGAACAAATATGTCTGTACTGCCATGGATACTAGATTACTAGGCAGACCCTCACGTTATGTTCTAAAAGAGGTGCGTTGAGATTCCGTGATCTAAAATTGCATCATTCACTTTAGTTGCGCGTCAGTTGATTCATCTCATGTAGAGTACTTTCTTTATGCAGAAGTCGCAGCGCCTGGGCGGTGACTGTCGTTGTTCTGGTGCGCGGTTGGAGTTGTTGCGAGGATATCTCAGTTAGTTCAGGATTGAGAGGAACGAGCCTTGCAAGTTGATCGATTAGTTTTGATTTCATTCTATAATTAGAGCATTAAGATGTATCTGATGTACGAGGAGCATATGAATCTTGAAGTGTAACAATGAAATAAAATTTGTCCTTGAATTTTGATCCCTACTTTCTAAATATGAGCTCCAGAATAAACATGCGTGgaagaaaaaatattataaaaataatgtgCAAGGGATATAATAATAATGAAAATAAATATATACCAATTTTTTCCCTACTGATCGGAACGGCAAAATGGTGGTAGGGGAGTATCTTTACAGCTAGGATAGGAGTTGCCATATCAGATGCTTTCCCTACCGATTAAATTCCTAAGGAAAGATTGATTCCCCATGGTTTCAGGATCACCCGTAGGGACTTTCATCTTTCCCGTTGAATTCCTCCCGAGGAATCTTTCCCTACGAAATATTTGTAGGGAACATGTTTCCCTACCGTTTTTCAGCATTTCCCTAGGATTTCAGGCTTTAGGGAGTTCCAGTAAACCCTCACTTAGGTAGTTCTACTTATGttactaattaaatttatttagtaTTATAATTTAGTTGAAACGTCTATTCAACCTCTCTAGTCGGTATAGTCGGTATCCTAAATCCTACAAATATCAAATAATGCAAAACTCTCAATAGACTTttttatgatgatttgaatccaTTCAGAACTAGATCAAACTTGCTATTCTCACCTCAAATTCAATTAAGAAACTAGAGCATGAAGCATTTGTGAGTTGGATTTTATGTGCCTTTCATTTGGAGTTTTGGTGAAGTTTGAATTTGATTCAAATGCAAATTCTAActaattttatatatatatatatatagcctAACCTAACCTTAGCCAAAACTTGACCAAATTAAAGCCCAACCCACCGTGCATGGTTGTTCTGGAAGGAGAGAATAAAGATAACCACACCATATTGACTTTGGTGCTCCAAGAATTTGGACAAAATACTGAGGCAAAATATATATGACATATCTATAGCCCAAGGTACTAAGGTGGCAGGGGCAGAGTTGGGCCGGCCCAACACCTAGAGCCTCTCCATGGGCTGATTTCGCTGGCTGGACCGGACCTTCTTACAAGAATTTGCTACAGTGTGGAAATGGTGGGCCGACGTCTAGGGCCACGGCCCTAGTGGTCCTAGGCCTTCCCCCGTCCCTGTAAGGTGGAGCTTAGGGTCAACTTTATTTCTGCTGTCATGCTGATTCTCATATGTTCATGTGTTTATGCAATTGAGAGAATTATGAATGGATTCAACTTGATTGCTATGCCGTATTTCACGACCATAGACTTGGGATTTACTCAAAGTGACTCAAATACCACGAACAAGTTCATGGTTTTCCCGAATGATTGCTACAAAAAGTAGCCCAATGAAGCAGTTACTTTTGATGCATCCCACATAATTATTTTTGGTCTTTATCATAGCAATAGGCGTTCAACTCGGTGGAGAGATTCTGGTAGAAAAGGTCGTAGCACAATGGCTTAACCTTAACATTATGTGCGCAGCCACACAAATCGCTTTGAGGCCAAGCATATGGAGAGTAGTGCATACACAGCACAAGGTgtgtgtctctctctctctgcaaaCTTTGCTTTTGTAGCTTATAAATTGTATCTATAGTCAGGTTGATCCTAATCCCTAATAGATTTGTGAACTCAATTGCAAATGGAAATTCTTTCGATGGCAAACGGTGGAATTTATCAGACATGAAAAAGTATAGACAAATTAGCCATGGAATTTGTATTGATGGGATGATGGAGAGAGGGAGCGGATTAATTATGAATTAATCTCTCTAGTATCCCAAGAAATTTTCTGAGTTACTCTCGGATGACCTCAGATATGATATAGAAATCCGTCGCTGATATAGTATGCGACCTCTGGTACTCATTGGTTGCCACCCTAGTAGGGAGAAGATAATTAATGGTTAGCATCCACGTCAAGTTGCTACACGCCAGTACTACAGCTACATAGTACTATAAGAGAACGAAGAAGCCAAGATCTTCCCCAACCAGTCCGGCAGTCCACGCCTCCTCTGCTGCCCCCCTCCTATTTGGCTGGAGGATGGAGCGGCGGGACTTGCTCTCGGCGACCGTCCTGGCCGTCCTCCTGGCCACCGGCATCGCCGCCACCACGGCCGCGAAAACGGCCACCTCCCAGCGGCACAagccgcggcggccggtgccggCGGCCGTCTCGTCGTGCGACGTGTACAATAAGGGCAGCTGGGTGGCGGACGAGTCGTACCCGCTGTACGACGCGGCGAGCTGCCCCTTCGTCCGCAAGGAGTTCGACTGCCGCCGCATGGGCCGCCCCGACACGACGTACCTCAAGTACCGGTGGCAGCCCACCCCGCCCTGCTCCCTCCCAAGGTTTGTTTGTCGATCACAATGGCGATCGCTAGTTTGCCGGCGTAGCGTTTGAGCTCATTTCGTTGCTTCTTCCTTTGGCTGTATTAGGTTCGACGGGCTGAAGCTTCTGAGCACGTGGCGCGGGAAGACGGTGGCGTTCGTGGGCGACTCGCTGGTGGTGAACCAGTACGAGTCGCTGCTGTGCatgctccacgccgccgcgccgggcgccCGGACCAACGCGTCGTGGGCGTCCGGGGAGAGCCCCTCGATCACCGTCCGTTTCGAGGTGCGTATACGATCGCACCTTGATTCTCTAATTTTCATCATGGGTTGTGGTGATCACTTGACGACAGCGCGCACGAGCTTCGGTGTCGGTACGGTGGGTCGGCGGCCGAGCGTGGGGGTGGGACGGTGCCCTACTGcccttcttcctcttgattTCCGCTAGGTCTCgtaggcggcgcaggagcggtaGTCCATTGCCTCGATCCTCCGCAGGCACAGACGACAACCTGGCTGGCCGAGCATCAGCTTCAACAAGATTGATGGCACCGGGCACCAACCTCGCATGCGTCG encodes the following:
- the LOC117857825 gene encoding lipoamide acyltransferase component of branched-chain alpha-keto acid dehydrogenase complex, mitochondrial; translation: MAWARLASRSRLRPAASSAVGQAPRASPPAPPPPPQAGHANRAAPPLRRLLRLPQLHSAAAASSASHARRLGDRWQRLGVARRWLASDASAAAEAAELVEVPLAQTGEGIAECELLRWFVNEGDQVDEFQPLCEVQSDKATIEITSRFKGKVHQIHFGPGDIVKVGETLLKMIVGDSQIVSPDNIFPSADKSLEEEPAVPSSEGNIPSGTLSTPAVRHLAKQYGLNINEIVGTGKDGRVLKEDVLNYAVSKGLYKEQSSSLEENIGLIDLLEEGKSLPDVPFYEDKKILLRGYQRAMVKSMSLAAKVPHFHYLEEINCDSLVKLKKAFQNENKDNTIKHTFLPFLIKSLSMALNKYPMLNSSFIEETNEVILKGSHNIGIAMATAHGLVVPNIKKVQSLSILEITKELARLHEMASHNRLSAADIEDGTITLSNIGAIGGKFGSPLLNLPEVAIIALGRIQKLPRFDDDENVYPSSIINVTVGADHRVVDGATVARFCNEWKGLVEEPELLLLHMR